A stretch of the Corythoichthys intestinalis isolate RoL2023-P3 chromosome 22, ASM3026506v1, whole genome shotgun sequence genome encodes the following:
- the prcc gene encoding proline-rich protein PRCC has protein sequence MPSANMSLVAYASSDDSDGEGTSSKQGTGGLFSLLPAPKKASTADSSFSGLPKPKKRTGPVKIGIPQNADSDDEEPEKKKIQPKQATGSGLSSLLPQPKNLNVKATDRPLIPHTLTKRPESNASPSAIKAAAKSAARQLARQIVANDEHEEDISPQNYFSLGETPEPPAPTVLPSPEPEPVAAVVETLPAPLPPPLPPPPPGDESGQSDAPLDFGGGQDGPVAWGNQYPQYQQPMAGPESYPEGYDNNEAYYQDPSPGLPDDEEPGNSAMFDDEAFMRLQGKRNRGKEEVKFLEIKGDDQLSGHQQWLTKSISEEKKAHGSFSKKRGGMPTGQQRRKHQITYLIHQAKERELELKNTWAENRMTRRQTQAKYGF, from the exons ATGCCCTCCGCGAACATGTCTTTAGTCGCTTATGCCAGTAGTGATGACAGCGATGGTGAAGGAACGTCGAGCAAACAAGGTACCGGGGGGCTTTTCTCACTTTTGCCAGCCCCCAAAAAAGCTTCTACGGCGGACAGTAGTTTCTCAGGTCTGCCCAAGCCCAAGAAGCGCACAGGGCCAGTGAAGATTGGCATACCACAGAAT GCTGACTCAGATGATGAGGaaccagaaaagaaaaaaatccaacccAAG CAGGCCACAGGTAGTGGTCTGTCCTCTCTCCTGCCGCAACCCAAAAACCTAAACGTGAAAGCGACCGACAGACCTTTGATTCCTCACACACTGACCAAGCGGCCAGAATCAAATGCATCCCCTTCCGCCATTAAAGCGGCGGCCAAGTCAGCGGCGCGGCAGCTGGCCAGACAGATCGTAGCTAATGACGAGCACGAGGAGGACATCTCGCCGCAGAATTACTTCTCATTAGGCGAGACCCCAGAGCCCCCGGCGCCGACCGTCCTTCCGAGTCCTGAACCCGAGCCTGTTGCCGCCGTTGTAGAGACGCTTCCCGCGCCTCTACCGCCGCCGCTTCCTCCGCCGCCACCCGGCGATGAGTCAGGCCAGTCAGACGCCCCCCTCGATTTCGGTGGAGGTCAGGATGGACCCGTTGCGTGGGGAAACCAATATCCGCAATATCAGCAACCGATGGCGGGACCGGAATCTTACCCTGAA GGATACGATAATAACGAAGCATATTACCAAGATCCAAGCCCTGGCTTGCCTGATGACGAAGAACCCGGTAACTCGGCCATGTTTGATGACGAAGCG TTCATGCGACTTCAGGGCAAAAGGAACCGGGGCAAAGAGGAGGTGAAATTCCTGGAGATTAAGGGTGATGACCAGTTGAGTGGCCACCAACAGTGGCTCACTAAGAGCATTTCTGAGGAGAAGAAGGCCCATGGATCCTTTAGCAAG AAAAGGGGAGGAATGCCCACTGGACAGCAAAGGCGCAAGCACCAGATTACATATCTCATCCACCAG GCGAAAGAACGCGAGCTGGAGCTGAAAAACACCTGGGCAGAAAACAGGATGACCCGCCGGCAAACACAGGCCAAATATGGCTTCTGA